CACCACGCTGAGCGCCGTCACAAGAAACGGGAAGGCCAGTGCGACGTTGGTGAACTCCGACAGCACGGCGTCGACACGGCCGCCGAAATACCCGCCGATCAGACCCACGACGACACCGACCGCCATTGCGATCGTGGTGGCCGGGACACCGATGGCCAGTGAGATCCGCGCGCCGTACAGCGTGCGGATGAACACGTCGCGGCCCGACCCGTCGGCGCCCAACAGGAACCCGTTACCGCCGGTGATGGGCAGACCGCTGTCGTCGAGTGTGTCGTCGGGGAACTGGTCGTTGGGGCCGTGCCCGACCACCGCGGCGATCAGCGGCGCCGAAACCGCCGCCAGCACAACCAGTCCGACGAGCAGCGACCCGAACAGCAGACCCGGGTTGGCCAGAAACGAGCGCCAGCCGCGCCTGCGTGCCGATAGCTCGACGGCGACGGGGGAGCGCAGCGCGAGAGAAGTCATGACACAGCCGCTTCGAGTCGGGGCACCGCGTCGAGCAGACGACGCGTATAGGCCGACTGCGGTGCGGCGAACACCTCTGCGGTACGGCCGATCTCGGCGACGCCGTCGGGTGCGAGCACGATGACGCGGTGCGCGACCGAGGACACCACGCCCAGGTCGTGCGTGATGAACAGGAACGCCGTGTCCCGTTCGCGCGCAAGTTGTTCGATCAGGTGGATGATCTCGGCCTGCGTGGTCACATCCAGCGCCGACAGCGCCTCGTCGGCGACGATGAGCGCGGGGTCGAGCACCAGCGCCCGCGCGATCGCCACCCGTTGGCGCTGTCCGCCGGACAACGCGGCGGGAGGCCGCTGCAGCAGATCCGTCGACAGCCTCGCCTGGGTGGCGGCCTTCCGCACGCGTGCGGTGACCTCGGCGTTCGGTACCCGTTGTGCGCGCAGGGGTTCGGCGATCGAATCGCCTGCGGTGCGGCGGGGGTTGAGGCTGGAGTACGGGTCCTGGAACACCATCTGCACGATGCGGCGGGTACGCGGTGCCAGCCGCGGCACACCGTCGTCGACGGCGGTGGGCAGTTGATACCCGTCCAGCACGATCGTGCCGGCGTCGGCGTACTGCAGCCCTGCGACGATGCGCCCGACGGTCGACTTACCTGAGCCGGATTCGCCTACCACGCCCACGATCTCGCCGCGGTCGACGGTGAAACTCAGGTCCTCGATCACCGTCTTGCGGTCGCGCCGGCCCCGGCTGCGGTAGCTCTTGCGCAGGTTGTCGACGACCAGCAGCGGTTCGGTGCCGCGTTCGCCGGCACCGCGTCCGCCGAGCGTGTGCAGTGCGGACGCGGCCAGCAGATCCCGGGTGTACTGCTCACGCGGCGCGCGGTAGATCTGCTCGCGGGGACCGGATTCCACCACGCGCCCGTCCTTGACGACGGTCACCGTATCGGCGATCTCGTGCACCACGCCAAGATCGTGGCTGACGAACAGGATCGCGGTGCCGTGCTCGTCCTGCAACCGCTTGAGCAGCCTCAGTATGTCGGCCTGCACGCTGACGTCGAGTGCGGTGGTCGGCTCATCGGCGATGATGAGTGCCGGGTTGAGTGCGATGGCCATCGCGATCATGACGCGTTGCCGCATCCCGCCGGAGAACTCGGCCGGATAGTGACCGCGGGCCCGTGAGGCGTCGGCGATGCCGACCTCCTCGAGCAGCTCCTCGACCCGGGTACGGCGTGCCGTACGGTTGTGGCGCGTGTGGATTCGCAGGACTTCGTCGATCTGATTCCCGACGGTCTTGAACGGGTGCAGATTGCT
This genomic window from Mycolicibacterium goodii contains:
- a CDS encoding dipeptide ABC transporter ATP-binding protein; the protein is MALFDVADLAVTIHTGNRASGRRAVRAVESFSFSVQAGETAAMVGESGSGKSVSLLAATRLLGTRAQVSGSVRFDGRDLLTLSDRELRGVLGKHIGFVFQDPQSNLHPFKTVGNQIDEVLRIHTRHNRTARRTRVEELLEEVGIADASRARGHYPAEFSGGMRQRVMIAMAIALNPALIIADEPTTALDVSVQADILRLLKRLQDEHGTAILFVSHDLGVVHEIADTVTVVKDGRVVESGPREQIYRAPREQYTRDLLAASALHTLGGRGAGERGTEPLLVVDNLRKSYRSRGRRDRKTVIEDLSFTVDRGEIVGVVGESGSGKSTVGRIVAGLQYADAGTIVLDGYQLPTAVDDGVPRLAPRTRRIVQMVFQDPYSSLNPRRTAGDSIAEPLRAQRVPNAEVTARVRKAATQARLSTDLLQRPPAALSGGQRQRVAIARALVLDPALIVADEALSALDVTTQAEIIHLIEQLARERDTAFLFITHDLGVVSSVAHRVIVLAPDGVAEIGRTAEVFAAPQSAYTRRLLDAVPRLEAAVS